One part of the Nymphaea colorata isolate Beijing-Zhang1983 chromosome 8, ASM883128v2, whole genome shotgun sequence genome encodes these proteins:
- the LOC116259508 gene encoding cationic amino acid transporter 2, vacuolar-like, whose amino-acid sequence MIFVIIAGSVLGFQSGWPGYALSNGYFPFGVNGMLAGSATVFFAYIGFDAVASTAEEVKNPQRDLPLGIGIEKSLCCVLYMLVSVVIVGLVPYYAMDPDTPISSAFSSHGMQWTVYIITAGAITALCATLLGSLLPQASSSQLEQIVNQ is encoded by the exons ATGATTTTTGTCATCATAGCGGGTAGTGTCCTTGGATTTCAAAGTGGATGGCCTGGTTATGCCCTTTCCAATGG GTACTTTCCTTTTGGAGTTAATGGGATGCTTGCTGGATCCGCTACTGTTTTCTTTGCATATATAGGCTTTGATGCGGTTGCAAGCACGGCTGAGGAG GTGAAGAATCCACAACGTGATTTGCCATTGGGAATTGGAATCGAAAAATCCCTATGCTGTGTCTTGTACATGCTGGTATCTGTGGTTATAGTTGGTTTGGTGCCTTATTATGCAATGGATCCTGACACACCAATTTCATCTGCTTTCTCCAGCCATGGGATGCAGTGGACAGT GTACATTATCACTGCCGGTGCAATTACTGCTCTCTGTGCAACATTGTTGGGTTCACTCCTTCCCCAGGCAAGTTCTTCGCAGCTTGAACAAATAGTTAACCAATGA